From a single Lolium rigidum isolate FL_2022 chromosome 7, APGP_CSIRO_Lrig_0.1, whole genome shotgun sequence genomic region:
- the LOC124672751 gene encoding uncharacterized protein LOC124672751: MEAEEDLGLVASNSFDPVADVLIKPLPIDEEKEEHKWKEEEQKQKIQEQNREEEEERAEIEAARKECLKLVLSRMEFLRKIGSPASLLPLMNIKNLDYRKLLNRKSNCDKIDWGNRPVRKEILLDKEKALWNAAMEYRKAQNMDSEYDLIPSHMTLFPIMSTKCMWYHCNLVGCKRETPLKGVQQYFFIETNITGVKTVTSCIALDEDDDNTCNVCPSHIGILHPRKGGFTYGSKEG, encoded by the exons ATGGAAGCGGAGGAGGATCTAGGACTTGTGGCCAGTAATTCTTTCGACCCAGTGGCTGATGTGCTAATCAAGCCTCTCCCCATCGAcgaagagaaggaggagcacaAGTGGAAGGAGGAGGAACAGAAGCAGAAAATTCAGGAACAAAAccgtgaggaggaggaagaaagggcggAGATCGAGGCAGCAAGAAAAGAGTGTTTGAAGCTCGTACTATCAAGAATGGAATTTCTGAGGAAGATCGGCAGTCCTGCCTCTCTCTTGCCTCTCATGAACATCAAGAACCTGGACTATCGTAAACTGCTCAATCGCAAGAGCAACTGTGACAAAATCGACTGGGGAAACAG GCCTGTTCGTAAGGAGATTTTGCTTGATAAAGAAAAGGCCCTCTGGAATGCTGCTATGGAATATCGGAAAGCTCAAAACATG GACTCTGAGTATGATTTGATTCCTAGCCACATGACCTTATTTCCTATAATGTCGACGAAGTGCATGTGGTACCATTGCAATCTCGTGGGCTGTAAGAGAGAAACTCCTTTAAAAGGGGTGCAACAATATTTCTTTATTGAGACCAACATAACTGGAGTGAAGACTGTCACGTCATGCATTGCACTTG ATGAGGATGATGACAATACCTGCAATGTGTGTCCTTCTCATATTGGCATTTTGCATCCGCGCAAGGGCGGATTTACTTATGGGAGCAAAGAAGGTTAG